The Streptococcus gwangjuense nucleotide sequence CATCTGAAACTGCCTTCAAGATCGCGGCTTCACTTGCTCTTAAAGAAGCTGCTAAATCAGCACAACCAGCTATCCTTGAGCCAATGATGCTTGTAACAATCACTGTTCCAGAAGAAAACCTTGGTGATGTTATGGGTCACGTAACTGCTCGTCGTGGACGTGTAGATGGTATGGAAGCACACGGTAACAGCCAAATCGTTCGTGCTTACGTTCCACTTGCTGAAATGTTCGGTTACGCAACAGTTCTTCGTTCTGCATCTCAAGGACGTGGTACATTCATGATGGTATTTGACCACTACGAAGATGTACCTAAGTCAGTACAAGAAGAAATCATTAAGAAAAACAAAGGTGAAGACTAATCAGTCATCATTCTAGAAGGAAGTCACTTAGTGGCTTCCTTTTTTTGGATTGTTACGATAAATTTTATAAATTCTGTAAATGTGCACTCAAAAAACTTTATCTAAAAATGAGTTGAAATAATTTGCGAAGGACATTCATAATATAAATGGAAATAACTTGAAAAAGAATATAAATTACCTTTTAAAACTTATAAAAACAATAATAATATTCATAAATAAACGTTAAAATAGAAAATTCAGAAAATTTCTTCTTTTCTCTTGAAAAATTTTGAAAAAATGGTATGATAGTAACAAGTTATTTTTAAGAGAAGAGAAAGGGGAACAATGGAGAAAATCAGTTTAGAATCTCCTAAGACGGGGTCGGACTTAGTTTTGGAAACACTTCGTGATTTAGGAATTGATACCATCTTTGGTTATCCTGGTGGTGCAGTCTTGCCTTTTTATGATGCGATATATAATTTTAAAGGCATTCGCCACATTCTAGGACGCCATGAGCAAGGTTGTCTGCATGAAGCTGAAGGTTATGCCAAATCAACTGGAAAGTTGGGTGTTGCCGTCGTCACTAGCGGACCAGGAGCAACAAATGCCATTACAGGGATTGCGGATGCCATGAGCGATAGTGTTCCCCTTTTGGTCTTTACAGGTCAGGTTGCGCGAGCAGGGATTGGGAAGGATGCTTTTCAAGAGGCAGACATTGTGGGAATTACCATGCCAATCACTAAGTACAATTACCAAGTTCGTGAGACAGCTGATATTCCGCGTATCATTACGGAAGCTGTTCATATCGCAACTACAGGTCGACCAGGGCCAGTTGTAATTGACCTACCTAAAGATGTATCTGCTTTAGAAACCGACTTCATCTATTCACCAGAAGTGAACCTGCCAAGCTATCAGCCAACTCTTGAGCCAAATGATATGCAAATCAAGAAAATCTTGAAGCAATTATCCAAGGCTAAAAAGCCAGTCTTGCTAGCTGGTGGTGGAATTAGTTATGCTGAAGCTGCTGCGGAATTAAATGAATTTGCAGAGCGCTATCAAATTCCAGTGGTAACCAGTCTTTTGGGACAAGGAACGATTGCAACGAGTCATCCACTCTTCCTTGGAATGGGAGGCATGCACGGGTCATTCGCAGCTAATATTGCCATGACGGAAGCGGACTTTATGATTAGTATTGGTTGTCGTTTCGATGACCGCTTGACGGGGAATCCTAAGACCTTCGCTAAGAATGCTAAGGTTGCCCACATTGATATTGACCCAGCCGAGATTGGCAAGATTATCAGTGCAGATATTCCTGTAGTTGGAGATGCTAAGAAAGCCTTGCAAATGTTGCTGGCGGAGCCGACAGTTCATAACAATACTGAAAAATGGATTGAAAAAGTCACTAAAGACAAGAACCGCGTTCGTTCTTATGATAAGAAAGAGCGTGTGGTTCAGCCGCAAGCTGTTATTGAACGCATCGGTGAGTTGACGAATGGTGATGCCATTGTGGTAACAGACGTTGGTCAACACCAAATGTGGACAGCTCAGTATTATCCCTACCAAAATGAACGTCAGTTAGTGACTTCAGGTGGTTTGGGAACGATGGGATTTGGAATTCCAGCAGCAATCGGTGCTAAAATTGCTAACCCAGATAAGGAAGTAGTCTTGTTTGTTGGGGATGGTGGTTTCCAAATGACTAACCAGGAATTGGCTATTTTGAACATTTACAAGGTACCAATCAAGGTAGTTATGCTGAACAACCACTCACTTGGAATGGTCCGCCAGTGGCAAGAATCCTTCTATGAAGGTAGAACATCTGAGTCTGTCTTTGATACCCTTCCTGATTTCCAACTGATGGCACAGGCTTACGGCATTAAAAACTATAAGTTTGACAATCCTGAGACCTTGGCTCAAGACCTTGAAGTCATCACTGAGGATGTTCCTATGCTAATCGAGGTAGATATTTCTCGTAAGGAGCAGGTGTTGCCAATGGTGCCAGCTGGTAAGAGTAATCATGAGATGTTGGGGGTGAAGTTCCATGCGTAGAATGTTAACAGCAAAACTACAAAATCGTTCAGGAGTCCTCAATCGCTTTACCGGTGTCCTGTCTCGCCGTCAGGTTAATATCGAAAGCATTTCTGTTGGAGCAACAGAAGATCCGAATGTATCGCGTATCACCATTATTATTGATGTGGCTTCTCATGATGAAGTGGAACAAATCATTAAGCAACTTAATCGTCAGATTGATGTGATTCGCATTCGAGATATTACAGACAAGCCTCATTTGGAGCGCGAGGTGATTTTGGTTAAGATGTCAGCACCAGCTGAGAAGCGAGCTGAGATTCTAGCCATTATTCAACCTTTCCGTGCAACAGTGGTAGACGTAGCGCCAAGCTCGATTACCATTCAAATGACAGGAAATGCTGAAAAGAGTGAA carries:
- the ilvN gene encoding acetolactate synthase small subunit — its product is MRRMLTAKLQNRSGVLNRFTGVLSRRQVNIESISVGATEDPNVSRITIIIDVASHDEVEQIIKQLNRQIDVIRIRDITDKPHLEREVILVKMSAPAEKRAEILAIIQPFRATVVDVAPSSITIQMTGNAEKSEALLRVIRPYGIRNIARTGATGFTRD
- a CDS encoding acetolactate synthase large subunit is translated as MEKISLESPKTGSDLVLETLRDLGIDTIFGYPGGAVLPFYDAIYNFKGIRHILGRHEQGCLHEAEGYAKSTGKLGVAVVTSGPGATNAITGIADAMSDSVPLLVFTGQVARAGIGKDAFQEADIVGITMPITKYNYQVRETADIPRIITEAVHIATTGRPGPVVIDLPKDVSALETDFIYSPEVNLPSYQPTLEPNDMQIKKILKQLSKAKKPVLLAGGGISYAEAAAELNEFAERYQIPVVTSLLGQGTIATSHPLFLGMGGMHGSFAANIAMTEADFMISIGCRFDDRLTGNPKTFAKNAKVAHIDIDPAEIGKIISADIPVVGDAKKALQMLLAEPTVHNNTEKWIEKVTKDKNRVRSYDKKERVVQPQAVIERIGELTNGDAIVVTDVGQHQMWTAQYYPYQNERQLVTSGGLGTMGFGIPAAIGAKIANPDKEVVLFVGDGGFQMTNQELAILNIYKVPIKVVMLNNHSLGMVRQWQESFYEGRTSESVFDTLPDFQLMAQAYGIKNYKFDNPETLAQDLEVITEDVPMLIEVDISRKEQVLPMVPAGKSNHEMLGVKFHA